In Dromiciops gliroides isolate mDroGli1 chromosome 4, mDroGli1.pri, whole genome shotgun sequence, one DNA window encodes the following:
- the LOC122725581 gene encoding ribosomal protein S6 kinase beta-1, translating to MRRRRRRDEFYPAPDFRDGEAEAMAGVFDIDLDQPEDAGSEDELEEGGQLSESMDHGGVGPYEIGMEHCEKFEISETSVNKGPEKIRPECFELLRVLGKGGYGKVFQVRKVTGANTGKIFAMKVLKKAMIVRNAKDTAHTKAERNILEEVKHPFIVDLIYAFQTGGKLYLILEYLSGGELFMQLEREGIFMEDTACFYLAEISMALGHLHQKGIIYRDLKPENIMLNHQGHVKLTDFGLCKESIHDGTVTHTFCGTIEYMAPEILMRSGHNRAVDWWSLGALMYDMLTGAPPFTGENRKKTIDKILKCKLNLPPYLTQEARDLLKKLLKRNAASRLGAGPGDAGEVQAHPFFRHINWEELLARKVEPPFKPLLQSEEDVSQFDSKFTRQTPVDSPDDSTLSESANQVFLGFTYVAPSVLESVKEKFSFEPKIRSPRRFIGSPRTPVSPVKFSPGDFWGRGASASAATTQTPVDYPMETSGIEQMDVTVSGEASAPLPIRQPNSGPYKKQAFPMISKRPEHLRMNL from the coding sequence atgaggcggcggcggcggcgggacgAATTTTACCCAGCGCCAGACTTCAGAGACGGGGAAGCTGAGGCCATGGCAGGAGTTTTTGACATCGACCTGGACCAGCCAGAGGACGCAGGCTCTGAGGATGAGCTGGAGGAAGGGGGTCAATTAAGTGAAAGCATGGACCATGGGGGAGTTGGACCATATGAAATTGGCATGGAACattgtgaaaaatttgaaatCTCAGAAACTAGTGTGAACAAAGGGCCAGAAAAAATAAGACCAGAATGTTTTGAACTACTTCGAGTACTTGGTAAAGGGGGCTATGGAAAGGTTTTCCAAGTACGAAAAGTAACAGGAGCAAATACTGGGAAAATATTTGCCATGAAGGTGCTTAAAAAGGCTATGATAGTGAGAAATGCAAAAGATACAGCTCATACAAAAGCAGAACGAAATATCCTTGAGGAAGTCAAACATCCCTTCATTGTGGACTTAATTTATGCCTTTCAGACCGGTGGAAAACTCTACCTCATCCTGGAGTATCTCAGTGGAGGAGAATTATTTATGCAGTTAGAAAGAGAGGGAATATTTATGGAAGATACAGCTTGCTTTTACTTGGCAGAAATCTCCATGGCTTTGGGGCATTTACATCAAAAAGGGATCATCTACAGAGACCTGAAGCCGGAAAATATCATGCTTAATCACCAAGGTCATGTGAAATTGACGGACTTTGGACTATGCAAAGAATCCATTCATGATGGAACAGTTACACACACGTTCTGTGGAACAATAGAATACATGGCTCCTGAAATCTTGATGAGAAGTGGCCATAATCGTGCTGTGGACTGGTGGAGTTTGGGGGCATTAATGTATGACATGCTGACTGGAGCACCCCCATTTACTGgggagaacagaaagaagacaaTTGACAAAATCCTCAAATGTAAACTTAATTTGCCTCCCTACCTCACACAAGAAGCCAGAGATCTGCTTAAAAAGCTGCTAAAAAGAAATGCTGCTTCGCGTCTTGGAGCTGGTCCTGGGGATGCTGGAGAAGTTCAGGCTCATCCTTTCTTCAGACACATTAACTGGGAAGAACTTCTGGCTCGGAAGGTGGAGCCCCCCTTTAAGCCGCTTTTGCAATCTGAAGAGGATGTGAGCCAGTTTGATTCAAAGTTTACACGTCAGACACCTGTTGACAGCCCAGATGACTCAACTCTCAGTGAAAGTGCCAAccaggtctttctgggttttacATATGTGGCTCCATCTGTACTTGAAAGtgtgaaagaaaaattttcaTTTGAACCAAAAATCCGATCACCTCGAAGATTCATTGGCAGCCCTCGGACACCTGTCAGCCCAGTCAAATTTTCTCCTGGGGATTTCTGGGGAAGAGGTGCTTCAGCCAGTGCAGCAACTACTCAGACACCTGTGGATTATCCCATGGAGACGAGTGGAATAGAACAAATGGATGTGACGGTGAGTGGAGAGGCATCAGCACCACTTCCAATTCGACAGCCTAACTCTGGGCCATACAAAAAACAAGCTTTTCCTATGATTTCCAAACGGCCAGAACACTTGCGTATGAATCTATGA